The Lysobacter capsici genome has a segment encoding these proteins:
- a CDS encoding PepSY-associated TM helix domain-containing protein, translated as MIEATTSERQQLGRASYRAVWRWHFYAGLFVAPLLLILAITGSIYLFNDEIEDAVHASLRFAPQREADLPLSRLIDAARRAHPGAVTRIDLSADPRRTAQVFVTPAQGEPLRVFVDPGTARVHGAFVYTRTLVGFADTMHGSLMLGRVGDAIVELAACWALLLIATGLYLWWPRERGWRRALWPDWRARGRMFWRGLHSSVGAWVAALVVFLILTGLPWAGVWGDLLRAGTQQLGIGYPAEHRHHGPAAPKPTATMAQAIGETPWTLRDAPMPASMHAHHMHDGASAARTDIGIDAVVRVLAAQGLRGDYRLSLPQSDDGVYTAVVYPNRPQGQYTVHIDRYSGAVAGRTGFADYGWAAQAVELGVQLHMGNYFGRANQIVMLLPCIGIVVLSISGVWMWWRRRPRGRLGAPSGPTPTQLRTTAIIALGCGLLFPLLGASLLLVVAIDRWAIARIPWLATAIR; from the coding sequence ATGATCGAGGCCACCACGAGCGAACGTCAGCAGCTCGGCCGCGCGTCCTACCGCGCGGTGTGGCGCTGGCATTTCTACGCCGGGCTGTTCGTCGCGCCACTGCTGTTGATCCTTGCGATCACCGGTTCGATCTATCTGTTCAACGATGAGATCGAAGACGCCGTGCACGCCTCGCTGCGGTTCGCTCCGCAGCGCGAAGCCGACCTGCCGCTGTCGCGATTGATCGACGCCGCGCGGCGCGCGCATCCCGGCGCGGTCACCCGCATCGACCTGTCCGCCGATCCGCGGCGCACCGCGCAGGTGTTCGTGACGCCGGCGCAGGGCGAACCACTGCGCGTGTTCGTCGATCCGGGCACCGCGCGCGTGCACGGCGCGTTCGTCTACACCCGCACCCTGGTCGGGTTCGCCGATACCATGCACGGCTCGTTGATGCTCGGCCGCGTCGGCGATGCGATCGTCGAACTCGCCGCGTGCTGGGCGCTGCTGCTGATCGCGACCGGGCTGTACCTGTGGTGGCCGCGCGAACGCGGCTGGCGCCGTGCGCTGTGGCCGGACTGGCGCGCGCGCGGCCGGATGTTCTGGCGCGGTCTGCATTCGAGCGTCGGCGCCTGGGTCGCGGCGCTGGTCGTGTTCCTGATCCTGACCGGCCTGCCCTGGGCCGGAGTGTGGGGCGATCTGTTGCGCGCGGGCACCCAGCAACTGGGCATCGGCTATCCGGCCGAGCATCGCCATCACGGCCCGGCCGCGCCGAAACCGACCGCCACCATGGCCCAGGCGATCGGCGAAACCCCGTGGACCTTGCGCGATGCGCCGATGCCGGCTTCGATGCATGCGCACCATATGCATGACGGCGCGAGCGCGGCGCGGACCGACATCGGCATCGACGCCGTCGTGCGCGTATTGGCCGCGCAAGGGCTGCGCGGCGATTACCGGCTGTCGTTGCCGCAGTCCGACGATGGCGTCTACACCGCGGTGGTCTATCCGAACCGGCCGCAAGGCCAGTACACCGTGCATATCGACCGCTACAGCGGCGCGGTTGCCGGCCGCACCGGTTTCGCCGACTACGGCTGGGCCGCGCAGGCGGTCGAGCTGGGCGTGCAATTGCACATGGGCAATTACTTCGGCCGCGCCAATCAGATCGTGATGCTGCTGCCGTGCATCGGCATCGTGGTGCTGAGCATCAGCGGCGTGTGGATGTGGTGGCGAAGGCGGCCGCGCGGGCGTCTGGGCGCGCCGTCGGGGCCGACGCCGACGCAGTTGCGCACGACAGCGATCATCGCGCTGGGCTGCGGCCTGCTGTTCCCCTTGCTCGGGGCATCGCTGTTGCTGGTGGTTGCGATCGATCGCTGGGCGATCGCGAGGATTCCGTGGCTCGCGACGGCAATACGCTGA
- a CDS encoding MarR family winged helix-turn-helix transcriptional regulator has protein sequence MKKTAATVTARPPQPTLLLDDQLCFALYSASLALNKVYRKLLTKLGLTYPQYLVMMVLWERDRVTVSEIGERLFLDSATLTPLLKRLETAGLLTRTRAASDERQVIIELSKAGRALKTKAQGVPAGMSCALEGCTVEQLTVLKAQLESLRENLIRNG, from the coding sequence ATGAAGAAGACCGCCGCCACCGTCACCGCCAGGCCGCCGCAGCCGACCTTGCTGCTGGACGACCAGCTGTGTTTCGCCCTGTACTCGGCCTCGCTGGCCTTGAACAAGGTGTATCGCAAGCTGCTGACCAAGCTGGGCCTGACCTACCCGCAGTACCTGGTGATGATGGTGCTGTGGGAGCGCGACCGGGTCACCGTGTCGGAGATCGGCGAGCGCCTGTTCCTCGATTCGGCCACGCTCACCCCGCTGCTGAAACGCCTGGAAACCGCCGGTCTGCTGACCCGCACCCGCGCGGCCAGCGACGAGCGTCAGGTCATCATCGAGCTGAGCAAGGCCGGGCGCGCGCTCAAGACCAAGGCCCAGGGCGTACCGGCCGGCATGTCCTGCGCGCTGGAGGGCTGCACGGTCGAGCAGCTCACGGTGTTGAAGGCGCAGTTGGAGTCGCTGCGTGAAAACCTGATCCGCAACGGCTGA
- a CDS encoding organic hydroperoxide resistance protein encodes MSIEKVLYTAHAHVTGGRDGRAVSSDNVLDIKLTTPRELGGAGGEGTNPEQLFAAGYSACFIGALKFVAGREKIAFPADAAVDGSVGIGQIPTGFGIEVELKISLPGLPREQAQELIEKAHVVCPYSNATRGNIDVTLTLV; translated from the coding sequence ATGTCCATCGAAAAAGTCCTCTACACCGCCCACGCTCACGTCACCGGCGGCCGCGACGGCCGCGCCGTTTCGTCCGACAACGTTCTCGATATCAAGCTGACCACGCCGCGCGAACTCGGCGGCGCCGGCGGCGAAGGCACCAACCCCGAGCAGTTGTTCGCGGCGGGTTACTCGGCCTGCTTCATCGGCGCGCTGAAGTTCGTCGCCGGTCGCGAGAAGATCGCGTTCCCGGCCGACGCGGCGGTCGACGGCAGCGTCGGCATCGGCCAGATCCCGACCGGCTTCGGCATCGAAGTCGAACTCAAGATCTCGCTGCCGGGCCTGCCGCGCGAGCAGGCGCAGGAGCTGATCGAAAAGGCTCATGTGGTGTGCCCGTATTCGAATGCGACCCGTGGCAATATCGATGTGACCTTGACTCTGGTTTGA
- a CDS encoding serine hydrolase domain-containing protein, with protein MTPHRQAQGTDKLQHEVDTLMRDYQGQVPGASVLVLRDGHALLRRGYGLAVVETGEAASARTNYRLASVTKQFTAAAVLLLAQDGTLGLDDPIKRWLPSLPKAADAITIRQILSHQSGLIDYEDAIPASFDADRRQMHDLDVLHVLEGQNRTYFAPGQGYRYSNSGYALLALTVQRASGRSFAGFLRERIFLPLEMRDTVAYERGVSEVAHRAYGYSNEQGRWVRTDQSSTSAVLGDGGIYSSIDDLAKWDAALYDDRLLSEASRTLAFTAHTPTDVADVGYGYGWRITGETLWHSGETMGFRNVIVRWPRRRLTVVVLSNRNEPEPYRLALAIGRVYLAGSPVRGP; from the coding sequence ATGACGCCGCATCGGCAGGCGCAGGGGACGGATAAGCTGCAACACGAAGTCGATACCTTGATGCGCGACTACCAGGGTCAGGTTCCCGGCGCCAGCGTGCTGGTCCTGCGCGACGGTCACGCGCTGCTGCGGCGCGGTTACGGCCTGGCGGTGGTCGAGACCGGCGAAGCCGCGAGCGCGCGGACCAATTACCGTCTGGCCTCGGTGACCAAGCAGTTCACCGCCGCGGCGGTGTTGCTGCTGGCGCAGGACGGGACGCTCGGCCTTGACGATCCGATCAAGCGCTGGTTGCCGTCGCTGCCCAAGGCGGCCGATGCGATCACGATCCGGCAGATCCTCAGCCATCAATCCGGCCTGATCGATTACGAAGACGCGATACCGGCGAGCTTCGACGCCGATCGGCGGCAGATGCACGACCTCGATGTGCTGCATGTGCTCGAAGGTCAGAATCGAACCTACTTCGCGCCCGGGCAGGGCTATCGTTACAGCAACAGCGGTTACGCGCTGTTGGCGTTGACCGTGCAGCGCGCGTCGGGGCGCAGTTTCGCCGGCTTCCTGCGCGAACGCATCTTCCTGCCCCTGGAGATGCGCGACACGGTGGCGTATGAGCGCGGCGTGTCCGAGGTCGCGCATCGCGCCTACGGATACAGCAATGAGCAGGGGCGGTGGGTACGTACCGACCAGAGTTCGACCAGCGCGGTGCTGGGCGATGGCGGCATTTACTCCTCGATCGACGATCTCGCGAAGTGGGACGCGGCCTTGTACGACGATCGTCTGCTCAGCGAGGCATCGCGCACGCTGGCGTTCACCGCGCATACCCCGACCGACGTGGCCGATGTCGGTTACGGCTATGGCTGGCGCATCACCGGCGAGACCTTGTGGCATTCGGGCGAGACCATGGGCTTTCGCAACGTGATCGTGCGCTGGCCGCGGCGGCGGCTGACGGTGGTGGTGCTGAGCAATCGCAATGAGCCCGAGCCGTATCGGTTGGCGTTGGCGATCGGACGGGTGTATCTGGCGGGGAGTCCGGTGCGGGGGCCTTGA
- a CDS encoding autotransporter domain-containing protein produces the protein MPARAQRRLRFHPLSLGVAQAIPLLIALQFYSGQAAAACTPAVPVDGDNVSCTGAPILLPPNPNSFLSNANNLNVTVQSGAVMSTLPGGTAMTLGGNNITLNNLGAIDANAAGSLVLARALTIGNLLAPASGNVTVNNQGSIDGTFDGTFGLLGTAMVVANSGTTTVTNAGSIGVSALGLFDPVNSIAVAIYGGGNVNFTNTGTITGRVAFASPGSGGNTFVNAGTINGSVSLGTTLSNDTFVAVTGSSLANPLIPLPPVGVPTPTLPPGLLTFAATGTVDAGIGGSDTLVLQNTVAGPGSGTGGTGSISGLQYLNFENLNVNSGTWTLSGAVVSGGATLNGGLSIFDNSLSFGLGPLTANGGAIQASLPGLTLAQNVNLTGGLIVQGANALSLGGTLSGAGGLIKNGAGTLSLLGNNNFSGGLALNGGGLTLGSAGSLGTGLFLVGGPATLNTAFTGTLANQVQLNGALTLNGAGALTLGGNIGGAGSLTLNSGALSLTGSNNYSGGTVLQAGSIDVGNSGALGTGALTVNGAGSLTGAAGVALNNTIVLNNTLNFGAGGGGGALTLNGGISGAGGISLAGAPGLTLNGANTFNGGFNLGGGALVVGNNTALGSGAVTVSGAGNLDANAAVSLSNNFNLNAGLGIGGSANLALNGTIGGLGGLTKNGAANLTLGGANAFAGGLNLQGGGLSVGTNTSLGLGALTVNGAATLNANAGVNLGNAVVLNAGLGIGGANDIALGGLVSGAGGLAFNGSGTLALNGANNFAGGVDLASGSLSVGNNLALGLGGLNVSGSANLSAGLPGIALANNVTLGAGATLGLGGANALNLGGAIGGAGGLSINGPGSFTLGGANSFGGGVSLGAGNLLLGGSASLGTGAFNVTGNASLASTGAALNLSNAINLGAGAGLSLGGAADLSLGGAIAGGGSLIKTGAGALSLNGANSFSGGLDLQAGTLNVGTDTALGSGALAVNGAATLNAGAAVNLGNAINLNAALNLGGANNLGLNGAIAGAGGLSFNGPATLSLGGSNSFGGGVNLGGGSLSVGANTALGSGALNVGGNANLSASAPGIALGNAVNLGAGVTLGINGGNDLSLGGGIGGAGGLAMSGTGALNLGGANSFGGGVALNAGTLGVGNNLALGTGALNVGANAGLTATAPGIALGNGIDLAAGAQLGIGGGNDLSLGGSIGGAGSLGFNGTGTLSLGAANTFSGGFNLGAGTLALGNSGALGSGALNIGGNANLSAGLPGLALANAVNIGAGSALSIVGANGLDLNGTVAGSGTLIKTGAGALGLNGAVLGFTGGLSIQGGTLSVANPITAGLASAAGTTANFSAGVDNLSVTGAVAGAVNLGGGDDVLSAAPTQLAGLTGAINAGAGSDTFSVVGSGEGTLPGAALSGFENLGVGAGGTLILPTGATGAFDNTAVGGNLVLNGNLGGNANVGAGGALIGDGALAGSLTLGGVLAPSGVAGGSGAAAGTAAAGASLNLASLTVNPGASLQLRQTGAGATDSVIVAGAATLNGGQVVAIPQAGSYAPVTDYRIVDAGTLSGAFSGVSQTALPFLDASLVTIGNDVFLRLSEHDAGGTGIRFNQFPGLSGNQQSVANALQAIADAATPRLPTLIAAARGLSAAQAPRAFDTLSGETYGSIVSAQRYNAEQMQRSVARQLDRARDAGTEDESTLGTLWATAYGGRAEFDGDGLDGIDNTVGGIAIGLEGSPGEHFRFGGHIGMAHSKMETDRRDDKVDGDLFNVGIHWLYAPGGFWTQGAAGYSYASFDAEREIAVGTFNRRSDAHFSNDGVYGMLEAGWRWDGASVRVEPLIGVYYNKVESVTFTERGAGDANLIVSTGSFDTTTAGIGVRFSGVPGSAARKLTPTADIRYLHDLQDDQPFARNAFAGATVPGFGVSGFAAERNRWNVGLGLAYRMSPVSSGFIEYRGDIGSDDRAHSLNVGLRLGWGGSSAVAAARAAPVTTRMAAAERASGDSGAIDAASARDPATSASGSRSAGPAAAAATAAGAAAASISAERSAGAAGAAASGSNASASHAAQSAGAAAGAVAASEAGATTRGAAQPAAFGQCKVRPAAKAVAPRTVAKAKAKPRGARPMSKTQRVASRGTGTQASKRRPAPRLAAATSRPAPPSGAMTQPTTWCDEASARAQ, from the coding sequence ATGCCCGCACGCGCGCAACGTCGTCTTCGCTTTCATCCCCTGAGCCTCGGCGTCGCGCAAGCGATTCCGCTTCTGATCGCGCTGCAGTTCTACAGCGGCCAGGCCGCCGCGGCCTGCACGCCGGCCGTGCCGGTGGACGGCGACAACGTCAGTTGCACCGGCGCGCCGATCCTGCTGCCGCCCAATCCCAATTCGTTCCTGAGCAACGCCAACAACCTCAATGTCACCGTGCAGTCCGGCGCGGTCATGAGCACGCTGCCCGGCGGCACCGCGATGACCCTGGGCGGCAACAACATCACCCTCAACAACCTCGGCGCGATCGACGCCAACGCCGCCGGTTCGCTGGTGCTCGCGCGCGCGCTGACCATCGGCAACCTGCTCGCGCCGGCCAGCGGCAACGTCACCGTCAACAACCAAGGTTCGATCGACGGCACCTTCGACGGCACCTTCGGCCTGCTCGGCACGGCGATGGTGGTCGCCAACAGCGGAACCACCACCGTCACCAACGCCGGCAGCATCGGCGTCAGCGCGCTGGGCCTGTTCGACCCGGTCAATTCGATCGCGGTGGCGATCTACGGCGGCGGCAACGTCAACTTCACCAATACCGGCACCATCACCGGCCGGGTCGCCTTCGCCAGCCCCGGCAGCGGCGGCAACACCTTCGTCAATGCCGGCACCATCAACGGCAGCGTCTCGCTCGGCACCACCTTGAGCAACGACACCTTCGTCGCGGTCACCGGTTCCTCGCTCGCCAATCCGCTGATCCCGTTGCCGCCGGTCGGCGTGCCGACGCCGACCTTGCCGCCCGGCCTGCTCACCTTCGCAGCGACCGGCACGGTCGATGCCGGCATCGGCGGCAGCGATACCCTGGTGCTGCAGAACACCGTCGCCGGGCCCGGTTCGGGCACCGGCGGCACCGGTTCGATTTCCGGTCTGCAATACCTCAACTTCGAAAACCTCAACGTCAACAGCGGCACCTGGACCTTGAGCGGCGCGGTCGTCAGCGGCGGCGCCACGCTCAACGGCGGCCTGTCGATCTTCGACAACTCGCTGTCGTTCGGCCTGGGCCCGTTGACCGCGAACGGCGGCGCGATCCAGGCCTCGCTGCCCGGCCTGACGCTCGCGCAGAACGTGAATCTGACCGGCGGGCTGATCGTGCAGGGCGCGAACGCGCTGAGCCTGGGCGGCACGCTCAGCGGCGCCGGCGGTTTGATCAAGAACGGCGCGGGGACCTTGTCGCTGCTCGGCAACAACAACTTCAGCGGCGGGCTCGCGCTCAACGGCGGCGGCCTGACCTTGGGCAGCGCGGGTTCGCTCGGCACCGGCCTGTTCCTGGTCGGCGGACCGGCCACGCTCAACACCGCGTTCACCGGCACGCTGGCCAATCAGGTCCAGCTCAACGGCGCGTTGACGCTCAACGGCGCGGGCGCGCTGACCCTCGGCGGCAATATCGGCGGCGCCGGCAGCCTCACCCTCAACAGCGGCGCGCTGTCGCTGACCGGCAGCAACAACTACAGCGGCGGCACCGTCCTGCAGGCCGGTTCGATCGATGTGGGCAACAGCGGCGCGCTCGGCACCGGCGCGTTGACCGTCAACGGCGCGGGTTCGCTGACCGGCGCGGCCGGCGTCGCCTTGAACAATACGATCGTGCTCAACAACACCTTGAACTTCGGCGCCGGCGGTGGCGGCGGCGCGTTGACGCTCAACGGCGGCATCAGCGGAGCGGGCGGAATCAGCCTGGCCGGCGCGCCGGGCCTCACCCTCAACGGCGCCAACACCTTCAACGGCGGATTCAATCTCGGCGGCGGCGCGCTGGTGGTCGGCAACAACACCGCGCTCGGCAGCGGCGCGGTCACGGTCAGCGGCGCGGGCAACCTGGACGCGAACGCAGCGGTCAGCCTGAGCAACAACTTCAACCTCAATGCCGGGCTCGGCATCGGCGGCAGCGCCAATCTCGCGCTCAACGGCACGATCGGCGGCCTCGGGGGATTGACCAAGAACGGCGCGGCCAACCTCACCCTCGGCGGCGCCAACGCCTTCGCCGGCGGCTTGAACCTGCAAGGCGGCGGGCTGAGCGTGGGCACCAACACCTCGCTCGGGTTGGGCGCGTTGACGGTCAACGGCGCGGCAACCTTGAACGCCAATGCCGGGGTGAATCTCGGCAACGCGGTGGTGCTCAACGCCGGCCTGGGCATCGGCGGCGCCAACGATATCGCGCTCGGCGGATTGGTCAGCGGCGCGGGCGGTCTGGCCTTCAACGGCAGCGGCACGCTTGCGCTCAACGGCGCCAACAATTTCGCCGGCGGCGTCGATCTGGCCAGCGGCAGCTTGAGCGTCGGCAACAATCTCGCGCTCGGTCTGGGCGGGCTCAACGTCAGCGGCAGCGCGAACCTGAGCGCGGGCTTGCCCGGCATCGCGCTGGCCAACAACGTCACTCTCGGCGCGGGCGCGACCCTGGGCCTGGGCGGCGCGAATGCGCTCAATCTCGGCGGCGCGATCGGCGGCGCGGGCGGTCTGTCAATCAACGGTCCGGGCAGTTTCACTCTCGGCGGCGCCAACAGCTTCGGCGGCGGCGTGTCGCTGGGCGCGGGCAATCTGCTGCTCGGCGGCAGCGCTTCGCTCGGCACCGGCGCGTTCAACGTCACCGGCAATGCCAGCCTGGCCAGCACCGGCGCGGCGCTCAACCTGAGCAACGCGATCAATCTCGGCGCGGGCGCGGGGCTGTCGCTCGGCGGCGCGGCCGATCTGAGCCTGGGCGGCGCGATCGCCGGCGGCGGTTCGCTGATCAAGACCGGCGCGGGCGCGTTGTCGCTCAACGGCGCCAACAGTTTCAGCGGCGGACTGGATCTGCAGGCCGGTACGCTCAATGTCGGCACCGACACCGCGCTCGGCAGCGGCGCGCTCGCGGTCAACGGCGCGGCCACGCTCAACGCGGGCGCGGCGGTGAACCTGGGCAATGCGATCAACCTCAATGCGGCCTTGAACCTCGGCGGCGCCAATAACCTGGGCTTGAACGGCGCGATCGCCGGCGCGGGCGGATTGAGCTTCAACGGGCCGGCGACGCTGAGCCTGGGCGGCAGCAACAGCTTCGGCGGCGGCGTCAATCTCGGCGGCGGTTCGCTGAGCGTCGGCGCCAACACCGCGCTCGGCAGCGGCGCGCTCAATGTCGGCGGCAACGCGAACTTGAGCGCCAGCGCGCCGGGCATCGCGCTGGGCAACGCGGTCAATCTCGGCGCGGGCGTGACCTTGGGCATCAACGGTGGCAATGATCTGTCGCTCGGCGGCGGCATCGGCGGCGCGGGCGGTCTGGCGATGAGCGGCACGGGCGCGTTGAACCTCGGCGGCGCCAACAGCTTCGGCGGCGGCGTCGCGCTCAATGCGGGCACGCTGGGTGTCGGCAACAACCTCGCGCTCGGCACTGGCGCGCTCAACGTCGGCGCGAACGCGGGCTTGACCGCGACCGCGCCGGGCATCGCCCTCGGCAACGGCATCGACCTCGCTGCGGGCGCGCAACTGGGCATCGGCGGCGGCAACGACCTCAGCCTCGGCGGCAGCATAGGCGGCGCCGGCAGTCTGGGCTTCAACGGCACCGGCACCTTGTCGCTGGGCGCGGCGAATACTTTCAGCGGCGGCTTCAATCTCGGCGCGGGCACCTTGGCGCTGGGCAATTCCGGCGCGCTCGGCAGCGGCGCGCTCAACATCGGCGGCAACGCGAATCTCAGTGCCGGCTTGCCCGGGCTCGCGCTCGCCAACGCGGTCAATATCGGGGCCGGCAGCGCCTTGAGCATCGTCGGCGCGAATGGCCTGGACTTGAACGGCACGGTCGCCGGCAGCGGCACGCTGATCAAGACCGGCGCCGGCGCGCTCGGGCTCAACGGCGCGGTGCTCGGTTTTACCGGCGGCCTGTCGATCCAGGGCGGCACGCTCAGCGTCGCCAATCCGATCACCGCCGGTCTCGCTTCGGCCGCGGGCACGACCGCGAACTTCAGCGCCGGTGTCGACAACCTCAGCGTGACCGGCGCGGTCGCCGGCGCGGTCAATCTCGGCGGCGGCGACGATGTGTTGAGCGCCGCGCCGACGCAACTGGCCGGCCTCACCGGCGCGATCAACGCCGGCGCCGGCAGCGATACGTTCTCGGTCGTCGGCAGCGGCGAAGGCACGCTGCCGGGCGCGGCCTTGAGCGGTTTCGAAAACCTCGGCGTCGGCGCGGGCGGCACCTTGATCCTGCCGACCGGCGCGACCGGTGCGTTCGACAACACCGCCGTCGGCGGCAACCTCGTGCTCAACGGCAACCTCGGCGGCAACGCGAACGTCGGCGCGGGCGGCGCCTTGATCGGCGATGGCGCGTTGGCGGGTTCGTTGACATTGGGTGGCGTACTCGCGCCATCCGGCGTCGCCGGCGGCAGCGGCGCGGCGGCGGGCACCGCGGCGGCCGGCGCTTCGCTCAATCTCGCCAGCCTGACCGTGAACCCCGGCGCCAGCCTGCAACTGCGCCAGACCGGCGCGGGCGCGACCGACAGCGTGATCGTCGCCGGCGCGGCGACTTTGAACGGCGGCCAGGTGGTGGCGATTCCGCAGGCCGGCAGCTACGCGCCGGTGACCGACTACCGCATCGTCGACGCCGGCACCCTCAGCGGCGCGTTCAGTGGCGTCAGCCAGACCGCGTTGCCGTTCCTCGACGCGAGCCTGGTGACGATCGGCAACGACGTGTTCCTGCGCCTGAGCGAGCACGATGCCGGCGGCACCGGCATCCGCTTCAATCAGTTCCCCGGACTCAGCGGCAATCAGCAATCGGTGGCCAACGCGCTGCAGGCGATCGCCGATGCCGCCACGCCGCGGTTGCCGACCCTGATCGCGGCCGCGCGCGGGCTCAGCGCCGCGCAGGCGCCGCGCGCGTTCGACACGCTTAGCGGCGAAACTTACGGTTCGATCGTCAGCGCGCAACGCTACAACGCCGAGCAGATGCAACGCAGCGTGGCGCGTCAGCTCGATCGCGCGCGCGATGCCGGCACCGAGGACGAAAGCACGCTCGGCACGCTGTGGGCGACCGCGTACGGCGGCCGCGCCGAGTTCGACGGCGACGGCCTGGACGGCATCGACAACACCGTCGGCGGCATCGCCATCGGCCTGGAAGGTTCGCCCGGCGAGCACTTCCGTTTCGGCGGCCATATCGGCATGGCCCATTCGAAGATGGAAACCGACCGCCGCGACGATAAGGTCGACGGCGATCTGTTCAACGTCGGCATCCACTGGCTGTACGCGCCGGGCGGGTTCTGGACCCAGGGCGCGGCCGGTTACAGCTACGCCAGCTTCGACGCCGAACGCGAGATCGCGGTGGGCACCTTCAACCGCCGCAGCGATGCGCATTTCAGCAACGACGGCGTGTACGGCATGCTCGAAGCCGGTTGGCGCTGGGACGGCGCCAGCGTGCGCGTGGAGCCCTTGATCGGCGTGTACTACAACAAGGTCGAATCGGTGACTTTCACCGAGCGCGGCGCGGGCGACGCGAACCTGATCGTGTCCACCGGCAGCTTCGACACCACCACCGCCGGTATCGGCGTGCGTTTCTCCGGCGTGCCGGGCAGCGCCGCGCGCAAGCTCACGCCGACCGCCGACATCCGTTATCTGCACGATCTGCAGGACGATCAACCGTTCGCGCGCAACGCCTTCGCCGGCGCGACCGTGCCGGGCTTCGGCGTGAGCGGCTTCGCGGCCGAACGCAATCGCTGGAACGTCGGTCTGGGTCTGGCCTATCGGATGAGTCCGGTCAGCAGCGGCTTCATCGAATACCGCGGCGACATCGGCAGCGACGATCGCGCGCATTCGCTCAATGTCGGCCTGCGGCTGGGTTGGGGCGGTTCGTCGGCGGTCGCGGCGGCGCGCGCGGCGCCGGTGACCACGCGCATGGCCGCGGCGGAGCGTGCTTCGGGCGATAGCGGTGCGATCGATGCGGCATCGGCGCGCGATCCCGCCACGTCGGCTTCGGGCTCGCGTTCGGCCGGTCCGGCGGCCGCGGCCGCAACCGCGGCAGGCGCTGCGGCGGCGTCGATTTCAGCCGAACGTTCGGCCGGTGCGGCGGGCGCGGCGGCGTCCGGATCGAATGCGTCGGCATCTCATGCCGCGCAGTCGGCCGGCGCTGCCGCGGGTGCGGTGGCCGCATCCGAGGCGGGCGCTACGACGCGCGGCGCCGCTCAACCGGCGGCATTCGGTCAGTGCAAGGTTCGTCCCGCCGCCAAGGCCGTGGCCCCGCGAACGGTCGCGAAGGCCAAGGCCAAGCCGCGCGGCGCGCGTCCGATGTCCAAGACCCAGCGTGTCGCCTCGCGCGGCACCGGAACCCAGGCGAGCAAGCGGCGTCCCGCGCCGCGACTCGCCGCCGCGACATCGCGACCCGCCCCTCCGTCGGGCGCGATGACCCAGCCGACGACGTGGTGCGACGAGGCTTCGGCCCGGGCTCAATAA
- a CDS encoding M15 family metallopeptidase, protein MVEIRSLVPDMSLEIRYAGSDNFVGRPVVGYEAAGCYLHRSVAQALARVERALRPQGLRLHIFDCYRPVRAVQDFVRWAGDLGDQRTKSRYYPKLDKRVLLGDYISPTSGHSRGATLDLSLMELRDGRYALLDMGTGFDYFDELAHTDSPNANATQRANRERLRAAMRREGFENYPLEWWHYTYKPEPTPDTAFDFPVR, encoded by the coding sequence ATGGTCGAGATCCGCTCGCTGGTGCCCGATATGTCGCTGGAGATCCGCTACGCCGGCAGCGACAACTTCGTCGGCCGGCCGGTGGTCGGCTACGAGGCCGCCGGTTGCTATCTGCACCGGTCGGTCGCGCAGGCGCTGGCGCGGGTCGAGCGCGCGTTGCGCCCGCAAGGCTTGCGCCTGCATATCTTCGATTGCTATCGGCCGGTGCGCGCGGTCCAGGATTTCGTGCGCTGGGCCGGCGATCTGGGCGACCAGCGCACCAAGTCGCGTTACTACCCCAAGCTCGACAAGCGGGTCTTGCTCGGCGACTACATCTCGCCGACCTCCGGCCACAGCCGCGGCGCGACCTTGGACCTGAGCCTGATGGAACTGCGCGATGGCCGTTACGCATTGCTGGACATGGGCACGGGCTTCGATTACTTCGACGAACTGGCGCATACCGATTCGCCCAATGCGAACGCGACCCAGCGCGCCAACCGCGAGCGGCTGCGCGCGGCGATGCGGCGCGAAGGGTTCGAGAACTATCCGCTGGAGTGGTGGCATTACACCTACAAGCCCGAACCCACGCCGGACACCGCGTTCGATTTTCCGGTGCGCTGA